A portion of the Salarias fasciatus chromosome 15, fSalaFa1.1, whole genome shotgun sequence genome contains these proteins:
- the phip gene encoding PH-interacting protein encodes MASDSTHIAQLTSELYFLIARFLQAGPCQKAAETLIKEVEEKELLPRRLDWTGQEHPGTYENLVKLYRHIAPDHLLQVCTRICPLLETEVPASVPGLTSLLGAGRQNLLRTAKSCKHVVWKGSALAALHCGRPPEPPIIYGSPPNIVETSFGRRLNGSYRLRHLLPTAVYQHMKMHKRILGHLSSVYCVTFDRTGRRIFTGSDDCLVKIWGTDDGRLLATLRGHAAEISDMAVSYENTMIAAGSCDKTIRVWCLQTCAPLAVLEGHAASITSLQFSPLCSGSKRYLSSTGADGTICFWQWDAHTLKFGQRPSKFTERSRPGVQMICSSFSAGGMFLATGSTDHIIRVYYFGSGQPEKISELESHTDKVDSIQFSHCSDRFVSGSRDGTARIWQLQPQGWRSILLDMQTKLPGKYNPPPLEDKVTKLKVTMVAWDRHDGTVITAANNLTLKVWNSTTGNLVHVLMGHEDEVFVLEPHPFDPRILFSAGHDGNCIVWDLARGVKIRSYFNMIEGQGHGALFDCKCSPDGQHFAATDSHGHLLIFGFGSSSKYDKIADQMFFHTDYRPLIRDANNYVLDEQTQQAPHLMPPPFLVDVDGNPHPPRYQRLVPGREGCRDEQLIPQMGVTSSGLNQVVSEQVVDGPSPLDTMIQRLQQEQDQRLGGSDARASRGSVGSPTEVHSPPNVGLRRSGQIEGVRQMHSNAPRSQMATEGDLVAWSRRVLVPELEHATVRRQVNWREAKGDEEINIYQSERRRRTIHSLPKESRVHPTSECVSDEARKSQGNHGYQTRAAMEETSRQSAEAADEDDSTSEGEVEVRQINGHSSEEEKEEEEKEPWPDDHSSSSDYSSDYSDWTADAGINLEPPKKSVKVKKKSSGSEEDGEKKREGKKERKKEKVDKDGALPKKKQPKEKRKRTELQEQGLTLEEWLPSAWITDTVPRRCPYIPQMGDEVYYFRQGHEAYVEMAKQKKIYSINPKKQPWHKMELREQELMKIVGIKYEVGLPTLCCLKLSFLDPDTGKLTGGSFSMKYHDMPDVIDFLVLRQQFDNARKRQWAIGDRFRSVIDDAWWFGTIESQEPYQSQYSDSLFQCYNVCWDNGDTEKMSPWDMEPIPDDATFPEELGMSVPLTEDEQKDLLYVPLDGEWGNAARADECERIIKAIDQLCTLDVAAPFAFPVDLQAYPTYCTVVAYVTDISTIRQRLVNRFYRRLSSLMWEVRYIEHNAQTFNEPGAFIVTTAKFVSDLMLQFIKDQSLTDIMPLYKTMKKATFSDSEDEDDEDEDEDTNTPGTSTRNHKGRRPIQRQLRTRPPSYDPNAWRGRCKELLDLIFQCEDSEPFREPVDLQEYSDYLQIVDSPMDFGTVLKTLTEGKYKSPIELCKDVRLIFSNSKAYTPSKKSRIYSMSLRLSALFEEHVSSILADYKAIHGLTDRLTRQGTDRQTRHTTDRQTRHAMKRRRRKSESPASSTASSPERKRRVSSRVTGKREPSPAPSRPPSLRQTAPPKQPPQLVNGKADSLALGRTRSGARHSAHSPPSSSASHHVANNAVSTAESTRSSRAHNSVSASTPAASEKAAPPPPSESSGGSTRRKLRTPVRLTPGSPVRPSSQNAVHLNGHGSHVTLGVGRRSRKSRTDLPQSPPEAPPPSSPSRPRGRPPGKKRGRKSKQELEELRRRRSSTPEDDDVDQSTGDEGASSSAQETAALSDSTPRRRGRPRAVRTEEPPPPPPPAESPEPSPLRRSSRRANEEATPPPQTAPPHRSGQKEESPAGDEAAAAMRTRNQGRRSAWYMEEDSEEEQRQLLFEDSSITFGTSSKGRVRKLTEKAKANLIGW; translated from the exons ATGGCTTCAGACAGTACACACATCGCGCAGTTGACTTCTG AACTGTACTTCCTAATAGCCCGGTTTCTACAAGCTGGACCGTGTCAGAAAGCAGCCGAG ACCCTGAtaaaggaggtggaggagaaggag CTGCTGCCCAGAAGGCTGGACTGGACGGGACAGGAACACCCCGGGACCTACGAAAATTTG GTGAAGCTCTACAGGCACATCGCCCCggaccacctgctgcaggtctgcaccAGAATATGCCCACTGCTGGAGACGGAGGTCCCCGCCAGCGTGCCGGGACTCACCAGCCTGCTGGGGGCCGGCAGGCAGAATCTGCTCCGCACTGCCAAGa gCTGCAAGCATGTTGTGTGGAAGGGCTCAGCGTTGGCTGCGCTGCATTGTGGACGACCACCAGAGCCGCCTATTATTTATGGAAGCCCTCCCAATATTG TGGAGACCAGCTTCGGCCGCCGGCTGAACGGCTCCTACCGCCTGCGCCACCTCCTGCCCACGGCCGTCTACCAGCACATGAAGATGCACAAGAGGATCCTGGGACACCTGTCGTCGGTGTACTGCGTGACCTTCGACAGGACGGGGCGGCGCATCTTCACC ggcTCGGACGACTGCCTGGTGAAGATCTGGGGGACGGATGACGGCCGTCTGCTCGCCACCCTGCGCGGCCACGCCGCCGAGATATCCGACATGGCCGTCAGCTACGAGAACACCATGATCGCCGCCGGCTCCTGTGACAAGACCATCCGAGTGTGGTGCTTACAGACCTGCGCCCCGCTGGCCGTGCTGGAGGGACACGCAGCCTCCATCACCTCACTGCAG TTCTCTCCTCTGTGCAGCGGCTCCAAGCGCTACCTGTCCTCCACCGGAGCCGACGGCACCATCTGCTTCTGGCAGTGGGACGCACACACGCTCAAGTTCGG tcagAGGCCCAGTAAATTCACGGAGCGCTCCAGACCCGGTGTGCAGATGATCTGCTCCTCCTTCAGCGCAG GCGGGATGTTCCTGGCCACAGGCAGCACCGATCACATCATCCGGGTTTACTACTTCGGTTCAGGTCAACCGGAGAAGATCTCTGAGCTGGAGTCACATACA GACAAAGTTGACAGCATCCAATTTTCACATTGCAGTGACAG gttTGTGAGCGGCAGCAGAGACGGGACGGCTCGGATctggcagctgcagcctcagggCTGGAGGAGCATCCTGCTGGACATGCAGACCAAATTACCCGG GAAGTACAACCCTCCTCCCCTGGAGGACAAGGTGACCAAGCTGAAGGTTACCATGGTGGCGTGGGATCGCCACGACGGCACGGTGATCACTGCCGCCAACAACCTGACGCTGAAGGTGTGGAACTCCACCACCGGGAACCTGGTTCACGTCCTGATG GGTCACGAGGACGAGGTGTTCGTCCTGGAGCCGCATCCTTTTGATCCCAGGATCCTTTTCTCCGCTGGCCACGATGGGAACTGCATTGTGTGGGACCTCGCCAGAGGTGTCAAGATCCGCTCCTACTTCAACATG ATCGAGGGCCAAGGGCACGGAGCGTTGTTCGACTGCAAATGTAGTCCAGATGGGCAGCACTTTGCAGCCACCGACTCCCACGGTCACCTGCTCATCTTCGGCTTCGGCTCCAGCAGCAAGTACGACAAG ATAGCCGACCAGATGTTTTTCCACACCGACTACCGACCCCTCATCCGCGACGCCAACAATTACGTGCTGGACGAGCAGACGCAGCAGGCGCCGCACCTCATGCCCCCTCCCTTCCTGGTGGACGTGGACGGGAACCCGCACCCGCCCCGGTACCAGCGGCTGGTGCCCGGCAGGGAGGGCTGCAGGGACGAGCAGCTCATCCCCCAGATGGGGGTCACCTCCTCGG GCCTCAACCAAGTGGTGAGCGAACAGGTGGTGGACGGCCCCAGTCCTCTGGACACCATGAtccagaggctgcagcaggagcaggaccaaaGACTGGGGGGCAGCGACGCCAGAGCCAGCAGAG GGTCGGTCGGCTCGCCCACGGAGGTCCACTCGCCGCCCAACGTGGGCCTGCGGCGCAGCGGGCAGATCGAAGGCGTCCGGCAGATGCACAGCAACGCCCCCCGCAGCCAGATGGCCACGGAGGGAGACCTGGTGGCCTGGAGCCGCAGGGTGCTGGTCCCGGAGCTGGAGCACGCCACGGTCAG GAGACAGGTGAACTGGCGAGAGGCTAAGGGGGACGAGGAGATCAATATTTATCAGTCAGAACGGAGGAGACGCACAATCCACTCCCTCCCCAAGGAGAGTCGG gttcaCCCGACGTCCGAGTGTGTGTCGGACGAGGCGAGGAAGAGCCAGGGGAACCACGGCTATCAGACCCGCGCCGCCATGGAGGAGACGAGCCGGCAGAGCGCCGAGGCTGCCGACGAAGACGATAGCACCTCAGAGGGAGAAGTGGAGGTTCGCCAGATCAACGGACActcctcagaggaggagaaggaggaggaggagaaggagccctGGCCAGACGACCACAGCAGTTCAAG CGATTACTCCAGCGACTACTCCGACTGGACGGCGGACGCCGGGATCAACCTGGAGCCGCCCAAGAAGAGCGtcaaagtgaagaagaaaagcagcggctccgaggaggacggagagaagaagagggagggcaagaaggagaggaagaaagaaaaggtcgACAAAGACGGGGCGTTACCAAAGAAGAAGCAGCCAAAGGAGAAGAGAAAG CGGACGGAGCTCCAGGAGCAGGGACTGACTCTGGAGGAATGGCTTCCCTCCGCCTGGATCACAGACACGGTCCCCCGGAGATGCCCTTACATCCCCCAGATGGGAGACGAG GTGTACTACTTCAGGCAGGGCCATGAAGCCTACGTGGAGATGGCCAAACAGAAGAAGATTTACAGCATCAATCCTAAGAAGCAGCCCTGGCACAAGATGGAGCTGCGG GAGCAGGAGTTGATGAAGATCGTAGGGATCAAGTACGAGGTGGGTTTGCCCACGCTGTGCTGCCTCAAGCTCTCGTTCCTGGACCCCGACACTGGCAAGCTGACCGGAGGATCCTTCTCTATGAA gtACCACGACATGCCGGATGTGATCGACTTCCTGGTGCTGCGGCAGCAGTTTGATAACGCCAGAAAGAGGCAGTGGGCGATAG GTGACAGGTTTCGCTCCGTGATTGACGACGCCTGGTGGTTCGGGACGATCGAGAGCCAAGAGCCGTACCAGTCCCAGTATTCAGACAGCTTGTTCCAGTGCTACAATGTCTG CTGGGACAACGGGGACACAGAGAAGATGAGTCCCTGGGATATGGAGCCCATCCCTGATGACG CCACCTTCCCCGAGGAGCTGGGCATGAGCGTCCCGCTGACGGAGGACGAGCAGAAGGACCTGCTGTACGTCCCGCTGGACGGGGAGTGGGGGAACGCCGCGCGCGCCGACGAGTGCGAGCGCATCATCAAGGCCATCGACCAGCTCTGCACGCTCG ATGTCGCTGCACCCTTTGCCTTCCCAGTGGACCTTCAGGCCTACCCCACGTACTGCACGGTGGTGGCCTACGTCACGGACATCAGCACCATCCGCCAGAGGCTGGTCAACCGCTTCTAcag GCGGCTGTCCTCCCTCATGTGGGAGGTCCGGTACATCGAACACAACGCGCAGACCTTCAACGAGCCGGGGGCGTTCATCGTCACCACCGCCAAGTTCGTCTCGGACCTCATGCTGCAGTTCATTAA GGACCAAAGTCTGACAGACATCATGCCGCTCTACAAAACCATGAAGAAGGCCACTTTCTCCGACTCTGAGGACGAG GATGACGAGGACGAGGATGAAGACACAAACACTCCCGGAACATCCACACGAAACCATAAG GGCCGTCGACCCATCCAGCGCCAGCTGCGAACCCGCCCCCCCTCGTACGACCCCAACGCCTGGAGAGGCCGCTgcaaggagctgctggacctcATCTTTCAGTGCGAGGACTCCGAGCCCTTCAGAGAGCCCGTGGATCTCCAGGAGTACTCG GACTACCTGCAGATCGTCGACTCGCCGATGGACTTCGGCACCGTCCTGAAAACGCTGACGGAGGGGAAGTACAAGTCTCCCATCGAGCTCTGCAAAGACGTCCGGCTCATTTTCAGCAACTCCAAAGCTTACACGCCGAGCAAGAAGTCTCGG ATATACAGCATGAGTCTGAGGCTCTCGGCGCTGTTCGAGGAGCACGTCAGCTCCATCCTGGCCGACTACAAAGCCATCCACGGCCTGACGGACCGACTGACGCGGCAGGGCACGGACAGACAGACCAGACACACTACGGACAGGCAGACGCGGCACgccatgaagaggaggaggaggaagagcgagtCCCCCGCCAGCAGCACGGCGTCCAG CCCGGAGAGGAAGAGACGCGTGTCGTCCCGGGTGACGGGGAAGAGGGAGCCCTCGCCGGCCCCCTCCCGGCCCCCGTCGCTCAGACAGACCGCCCCGCCGAAGCAGCCCCCGCAGCTGGTGAACGGGAAGGCGGACAGCCTGGCTCTGGGACGCACGCGGAGCGGCGCGCGCCACTCGGCGCACTCGCCGCCGTCTTCATCCGCCTCGCATCACGTCGCCAACAACGCAGTGAGCACAGCGG AGTCGActcgctcgtctcgggctcacAACTCGGTGTCGGCTTCCACACCGGCAGCCTCTGAAAAGgcggctccgcccccgccctcAGAGAGCAGCGGCGGGAGCACTCGGCGGAAACTCAGGACGCCAGTCCGACTCACTCCTG gGTCTCCGGTCAGACCCTCGTCGCAGAACGCCGTCCACCTGAACGGCCACGGCAGCCACGTCACCCTCGGCGTTGGGAGGCGGAGCCGCAAGTCCCGGACGGATTTACCGCAGAGTCCCCCGGAGGCCCCGCCGCCGTCCAGCCCCTCCAGACCCCGAGGCCGCCCGCCGGGGAAGAAGAGGGGCCGGAAGAGcaagcaggagctggaggagctgaggcggaggaggagctccacccCCGAGGACGACGACGTCGACCAGTCCACCGGCGACGAGGGCGCCTCGTCCTCGGCGCAGGAGACCGCCGCGCTGTCGGACTCCACGCCCAGGCGGCGCGGGAGGCCTCGAGCGGTCAGGACtgaggagccgccgccgccgccgcctccggccGAGTCGCCGGAGCCCTCCCCCctgagaaggagcagcaggagagccaACGAGGAGGCCACGCCCCCGCCGCAGACCGCGCCTCCTCACCGGTCCGGCCAGAAGGAGGAGTCGCCGGCGGGcgacgaggcggcggcggccatgcGCACGCGGAACCAGGGCCGGCGCTCGGCC